From the genome of Ooceraea biroi isolate clonal line C1 chromosome 10, Obir_v5.4, whole genome shotgun sequence:
aaatatctcgaaaTACTGGATTATTTAGTACAAAACAAGACAAagcaatttttatacatatagattCAGCATAATTAAActcttcaaaaataaaaattttcctagagaatatcatttttaagctacaatattatatgtatgtacaattaAGAATTGaagctaaaaatataaaagataaacagAGAAATAATTGATAACTATGATGAAACCGATAGATCGTGAATGCAACCGGCCTCGGAACACAGTAAGTGCACAACTACGACGCTTGCAGCGTGACGAACGATAACAGAATCCGGcgacagaaatatttaaatccttTAGCGAAGCTTGGAAGCTCTGTTATTGCAAGATCATGGCAACGCGTGGCATCGCAAACACTCACCTTCGTCGACGTAGGGAAGTATTTTGTCCCGGTAAGCCAAACTGACCCCTCGGAATCACCATGCGCGCGTTACCCTGGGCGGGACGCGAACCCCCGTGTGCCTGCAGCGTACTCAGATGAGCGGCGTAGCCGTCGTACAGTATTGTCGCCAGAGCTTGATGCTTCCTGGATGCCTTGCCGATGATGAAGATTTGGCTTGGCTTGAGATTTATCGCCGTGTACACGCTAATGTCCTTCTCGCTGCCGTATGCCTGATGAATTATCATGCCGTGCTCCTAAAACACATCAAATAGGTCGTTAGCGTGTCACGATTCCATCGCAGATGGAAGAAACTGGGACTTTCTTtctaaagttatttttacaaaaatattgcaaagcATTCTTTCTTCATTAATCGTCGAATTAGAATCATTTTGTGATtgataaatatgttatttgtCAGAAAAGTATTTATTGGACTGAGGAAAGTTATATGTGAGcgttatctatttttattgtcAGTGTCAGTGTGATTGTAGCAATTTTTGCTATTATTTGCACGCACCTTCACAAGCTTATTCAGGTAAGCGGCTTTGTGGGCGAGCGGATCCCTGGAAAGGCCGTCCGCGAACGAGACGAGACCGTGAGGAAAGTTGTGTTGCGACAGCCAGGAAACCACTGTCTGCTGTTGCATGTCAGGTCTCGCGGTAATGTAAATGATGAGATAACCCAGTTCCTGCCAATGCCTGCAAAAATCAATAGAAAGAGTTTTTCAGTAATGTTCTTACATTTGCTCGATTAAACAGGATTAACAGGATTGTTTTTGCTGTACGTTACCTCACAATGTCGACGGCACCGGCCCGGACTTTCGGATCCTTCCCGCTCACGGACCTGCTGGCGGCGAAGGAGCCGTCTATGCTAAAGACCACGCACTCGGTCCTCGGCGGTATCACAGTCATAAAAAAGTCTACAGATGTATGATCTCCTCTGTGGAGTGCAAGCATTGACATACTCAAATTGAAAATTCGTATTTCTCATCagcattttttataacaaatttatttatatgaattacGTACACAATTACtttcatttatttgttttcttaattttattttattctttattttgaCATATTAAATTACCTTTTTCAATCGAGattatcaatttatcatttttatttattttttaattctaattattattattactatatttaagtataatttatttttaattatgataacTTTAATTTACATTAGTTATGTAACTCGTGTGAATGATAAACTTACCTTACAACCATCTTTACCGGATAAAGTCCGTAACCTAGCGCTTTATCGTCCGGTATCTTGTAAATTATTCTACCATTCTTATCAGTTACCTCGGTAGATAGATACGTCCACTCGCCTGCTGGTGGGTCTTTCATAATATGGATATCCACTTTCTCACCTGCGACGAGACAAAGAAAACTTAAGGTTTCGCTTCCGTACTACATGTAACAGCAACGTATAACGCACGTTACGTCAGCAGCCGCGGTCTAAATTCATTTTGgcataatattattcttgatAACAAACGATAGTGTCGGTAATTTCGGTTAAACCAACCAAGTATCATCAGTGAGAGCAGATTAAACTCGCAATTCTGATACATGGACGAAGTAAAgttcgaaagaaaaataaattgaaagaaagatGAATTCCgaaggaattattattttctttaacgtttgttaaaaattgattattaattgttttattgatTGTTGTTAATACCTGTTAAAGTTATCATATCAATAGGACTGTACATGAACCTAGCAATTAATACTTGTGGTGCGCCTTCCCTCACGATGACGTCGTTCGCTCTGTGATTGGCAGCAACGTTCTGAAACATTTCAACGTTACGATACTTGAGAAATACGAAAGAAACGAAGGTGAACGACTAATGAAAAATAGTCGTACGGTACGTACCTTATATCTATATCTAAGATCACGCTTAAGCAACCTTATGAGAAATGACGATACCTTAATTTTAACGGAGGTACGCTTTTTATTCCATTTCTCTCTAGGTTGACCTGGACGGAAGCAAGCGAGATCTTTCTCCTCGTTGCCAAGCAGCGGCAAATCGAATCTGCCCAACTGCCGCAGAATGAACGCGATCACGTCCGAGGACTCCCAGTAACTAGCGTGGAAGAGATGTGGCAAGGCGTTCGTAGGAAAATTGGCGAGACCCTCTGGACAGTAGAGCGCGTAATCTAGCCTCTTGGAGCCCCACCACTTTTGCGTCACTGGAACaggacaataaatattatagactTTCCCtgtattttatctttaaattacATCAATATAACAgaagttttacaaatttttaatatagaaGCAAAGATAAATGTTGGTATAATATCCTACTTACGGGCAGACACCGCCTGTAAAGGAACATTGTCGATAATGCCCGACATTGTACTTTGAAGCGATATATCGGATAGTCTTCTTAAAAGTTGAAGATTAGGAATGTTCAGTCCATCAGCGAACAGCTGCGGGTTGGTCTGTATAGTCTCCACTGAAACCATTGGAATATGAATATCAGTACAAGTTCCGCTTTCGTATTCTGCGAGTTATCCTACTTACGCAAGTGATAAGGCTGACCGTTGCCGAGCGGATACTTTTGATATCGGGCGATGTTGACCGGCGGAATTAACGAAAACCTTGCCGAGATCAGGGGTTCTAATCTCGCGGCTACAGGATCGGTGGGATGGAACAGATTGTACACTTGATTGACCAATGGCCTGGGAATGAAGCTATTCTTGTCACTGGACGCTGCGATCTTCCTGTAAGCCAGGACCAATGCAAGCGGACTGCCAAACGTAAAAAAATCGCCCACTTCGAAGTCAAGCTTGTTGTGGTGTGGATTGTCTGATGGACTGCAAATtgcaaatacaattatttctattagtGAAAGATGTTAAATTCCAAAAAATAACTTTCCAGCAACAcgtaatacaatattatattaaaggcATCAGATAATCAAATCGTGAAATCTTGTTAATTTCTTTGTTCAGGAAACTTTTCTTTGAAACTTTGTTCAAGAAAAAGTTGTGATATTCTTGCTCACCTCGTGCCAGAAGATCTTCTTCTGGGAGAGGGCGCGGATAGATGCTTGCCATCTTCTAAATTTCCGCCGTTATCACCCTGCTGACCACTGCCTTCCAGAATACTGTTCTCGCTACTGTGTCGCGAGTATTGCGTCGCTCTACACAGGGCGTCGTAAGTCAGGATGGAACCCACCGAGTCACCCACGAAGCAGATCTGCCCAGTAAAGCCTTTGCCTTCGTCGCTCTTGATGAACTCGTGATATACCTGATTGGCGCCCATTACGACGCGCGACACCGCATCTTGATAATCCGAGGTCGAACTCGCCAGCAACGGGATTGCGCCGATCGGGATGGTATCGTGCGTCACTTGCGGCGTGTCCATGCATGAAGGCGACATATCAAAACTATATGGACTCAgactgtataaaataaaatgattggATTAAAATGATTACCTAGCTgtaatagaattaatttattatttttctgttttttttttattataattgagattcttatgtactttaataaaattattaatcaaattaaaagtaaaagttgttAGAGAAAAGGCGCTAATACtaatatatcattttgtttttggagattatcttttaacataaagctcgagataaaactttatttacatatatatatactagaGATTACTCCTTATTAGatggtatatattttttaattataatatttctattgttaagaaaataatattcttctaAGACACACAAAAATTGAGTTCTGAGAAATCGGGAATCGAAACCAACATAtctattcaaaattataaaatatgttaaaaataatatatattaataatgaatttagTAAATggttcaataataaattaatggtccactaatataaatttatttgatattcaaATACAGATATGTACAACTAAGGAAAAACAATAACAGAGATaatgagagaagaagaagaaggattGGAATGaatgaagaaagagaaaagaaaaagaagcccaaaaaagaaagaagaagatacGATAAAAGACGGAAATATGacattatataacaaaagatATATAACATAAGACGTAGAATAGTAGGTCCAAGACATCCATGTATCCCAAGAAGGGAAACATTATttctcaattaaaaataatatacccaTACAACAAAAAGCTTGCAACAACATTGCAGGAACGTTGCAATAAGGTTGCTACAAGCTTTTATGCTGTATAGCTAATtatctaatgaaaataaaaatcttccgcgcgcgcgacattaTTTTGCTTTcttcaatttcatatttttaaaactaaaaaaaactgTAAATCCTTCCAATCTCTTCAAAACAATCtctttaaaaacaaaacatttttcaaaaatatttttaaaatgttttgtttttaaagaGATTGTTTTGAAGAGATTGGAAggatttacaattttttttagttttaaaaatatgaaattgaagAAAGCAAAAtaatgtcgcgcgcgcggaagatttttattttcattagataattctatattaaattacacttTATCaagtgtaatttaatttgttccgTTACTAGAGATTTCGATTAAGTCATTTCTTTATCaagtgtaatttaatttgttccgTTACTAGAGATTTCGATTAAGTCATTTCcaattttctttaatgttGTTTTTTGAATATACTTTTATGAGAGTGTCGCACATATCACACCACAGAGTATGTGTTGGATTACAGCACACtctcgttaaatatttttcaaattgtatttttcatgaaaaaagcaataaagataaaaataaagataaagataataatatacttttagaAAGCCACAAAcatgtaaaacaatttaatattttaagaaaaggCAATTTCTGTTATTTAGGTTGCATAAttcgtgaaaaaaatataggAACAAAACTTTCGAATTTCAAGAATTCGATGTAAGCTAATTCCGCATATaaacaaataagaaatatataaactatatgagttcttaataagttaattaacTAAACAGGTCGCGtttatattagttttaataaagtgcaacatttaatattaatgaaaaatagggATATGTCTCTTTAACTAAGTCTAGGTCAGTTTCAACATCTTTCCTCTACTTGCATCACCAAATTCTTAAACAAAGAcgtcgagaaaaaaaaatgttctaattaattacactgaaattttattttgtagtcGTTTCTGATTAGGTGGAAAATAATAgtcattaattaaagaattcaTTACAGTCGTTCTGGAATGTTAATGATGTTAATATGCTGTTACCTTGATAAAATTCCAAGACCCTCGGTGCAGATGGAAGGGCAGGCGACAAATTTGATGGACACATGCCCAACCATACTAGGATAATGCTGTCTCATGACGGACTCGAAGGCTCCGCGGAATGTCGTTATGTCTGACT
Proteins encoded in this window:
- the LOC105286432 gene encoding protein retinal degeneration B isoform X1; its protein translation is MLIKEYRIPLPLTVEEYRIAQLYMIAKKSREESKGAGSGVEIIENEPYSNGPGGNGQYTHKIYHVGSHLPGWFKSLLPKSALIAKEEAWNAYPYTKTRYTCPFVEKFSVEIETYYFPDDGHQENVFNLTGSDYRNRIVDVIDIVKDQPYGADYVKEEDPKLYVSEKTGRGPLEDMWLEDYWADVEGKQQPTPSGKSLMCAYKLCRVEFRYWGMQTKLEKFIHDVALRKTMVRAHRQAWAWQDEWNGLTMEDIREIERQTQLALQRKMGLGDSTDDELDNEEAGAMATTMTSTMVTATATATMTPQQESDVAKTLAATLGSIEKNEEVQSPPSVRKPSDIPIINTAASSEGEISPEDSPVDLNEIKAATIDGKKDWRKNVSAHSPSSNKSFDIQIANWRMESIVRESESGSDDEFFDCQAGFIIPVIRKENFEDNSSLAKWSSLDLLAEGEDTTVRTSPAANEQEDTIFSSSYLQRVASERNSKRLQICTSTSIDVSCPTSPQHSPTHQPCKITVLIIVVHGGSLLDANVDLTAKKSDITTFRGAFESVMRQHYPSMVGHVSIKFVACPSICTEGLGILSSLSPYSFDMSPSCMDTPQVTHDTIPIGAIPLLASSTSDYQDAVSRVVMGANQVYHEFIKSDEGKGFTGQICFVGDSVGSILTYDALCRATQYSRHSSENSILEGSGQQGDNGGNLEDGKHLSAPSPRRRSSGTSPSDNPHHNKLDFEVGDFFTFGSPLALVLAYRKIAASSDKNSFIPRPLVNQVYNLFHPTDPVAARLEPLISARFSLIPPVNIARYQKYPLGNGQPYHLLETIQTNPQLFADGLNIPNLQLLRRLSDISLQSTMSGIIDNVPLQAVSALTQKWWGSKRLDYALYCPEGLANFPTNALPHLFHASYWESSDVIAFILRQLGRFDLPLLGNEEKDLACFRPGQPREKWNKKRTSVKIKVSSFLIRLLKRDLRYRYKNVAANHRANDVIVREGAPQVLIARFMYSPIDMITLTGEKVDIHIMKDPPAGEWTYLSTEVTDKNGRIIYKIPDDKALGYGLYPVKMVVRGDHTSVDFFMTVIPPRTECVVFSIDGSFAASRSVSGKDPKVRAGAVDIVRHWQELGYLIIYITARPDMQQQTVVSWLSQHNFPHGLVSFADGLSRDPLAHKAAYLNKLVKEHGMIIHQAYGSEKDISVYTAINLKPSQIFIIGKASRKHQALATILYDGYAAHLSTLQAHGGSRPAQGNARMVIPRGQFGLPGQNTSLRRRSSFRTAKRAISQPPLGKAPFPLERSTSVDPSASNVQQSAATEKL
- the LOC105286432 gene encoding protein retinal degeneration B isoform X3, which gives rise to MLIKEYRIPLPLTVEEYRIAQLYMIAKKSREESKGAGSGVEIIENEPYSNGPGGNGQYTHKIYHVGSHLPGWFKSLLPKSALIAKEEAWNAYPYTKTRYTCPFVEKFSVEIETYYFPDDGHQENVFNLTGSDYRNRIVDVIDIVKDQPYGADYVKEEDPKLYVSEKTGRGPLEDMWLEDYWADVEGKQQPTPSGKSLMCAYKLCRVEFRYWGMQTKLEKFIHDVALRKTMVRAHRQAWAWQDEWNGLTMEDIREIERQTQLALQRKMGLGDSTDDELDNEEAGAMATTMTSTMVTATATATMTPQQESDVAKTLAATLGSIEKNEEVQSPPSVRKPSDIPIINTAASSEGEISPEDSPVDLNEIKAATIDGKKDWRKNVSAHSPSSNKSFDIQIANWRMESIVRESESGSDDEFFDCQAGFIIPVIRKENFEDNSSLAKWSSLDLLAEGEDTTVRTSPAANEQEDTIFSSSYLQRVASERNSKRLQICTSTSIDVSCPTSPQHSPTHQPCKITVLIIVVHGGSLLDANVDLTAKKSDITTFRGAFESVMRQHYPSMVGHVSIKFVACPSICTEGLGILSSLSPYSFDMSPSCMDTPQVTHDTIPIGAIPLLASSTSDYQDAVSRVVMGANQVYHEFIKSDEGKGFTGQICFVGDSVGSILTYDALCRATQYSRHSSENSILEGSGQQGDNGGNLEDGKHLSAPSPRRRSSGTSPSDNPHHNKLDFEVGDFFTFGSPLALVLAYRKIAASSDKNSFIPRPLVNQVYNLFHPTDPVAARLEPLISARFSLIPPVNIARYQKYPLGNGQPYHLLETIQTNPQLFADGLNIPNLQLLRRLSDISLQSTMSGIIDNVPLQAVSALTQKWWGSKRLDYALYCPEGLANFPTNALPHLFHASYWESSDVIAFILRQLGRFDLPLLGNEEKDLACFRPGQPREKWNKKRTSVKIKNVAANHRANDVIVREGAPQVLIARFMYSPIDMITLTGEKVDIHIMKDPPAGEWTYLSTEVTDKNGRIIYKIPDDKALGYGLYPVKMVVRGDHTSVDFFMTVIPPRTECVVFSIDGSFAASRSVSGKDPKVRAGAVDIVRHWQELGYLIIYITARPDMQQQTVVSWLSQHNFPHGLVSFADGLSRDPLAHKAAYLNKLVKEHGMIIHQAYGSEKDISVYTAINLKPSQIFIIGKASRKHQALATILYDGYAAHLSTLQAHGGSRPAQGNARMVIPRGQFGLPGQNTSLRRRSSFRTAKRAISQPPLGKAPFPLERSTSVDPSASNVQQSAATEKL
- the LOC105286432 gene encoding protein retinal degeneration B isoform X11, which encodes MLIKEYRIPLPLTVEEYRIAQLYMIAKKSREESKGAGSGVEIIENEPYSNGPGGNGQYTHKIYHVGSHLPGWFKSLLPKSALIAKEEAWNAYPYTKTRYTCPFVEKFSVEIETYYFPDDGHQENVFNLTGSDYRNRIVDVIDIVKDQPYGADYVKEEDPKLYVSEKTGRGPLEDMWLEDYWADVEGKQQPTPSGKSLMCAYKLCRVEFRYWGMQTKLEKFIHDVALRKTMVRAHRQAWAWQDEWNGLTMEDIREIERQTQLALQRKMGLGDSTDDELDNEEAGAMATTMTSTMVTATATATMTPQQESDVAKTLAATLGSIEKNEEVQSPPSVRKPSDIPIINTAASSEGEISPEDSPVDLNEIKAATIDGKKDWRKNVSAHSPSSNKSFDIQIANWRMESIVRESESGSDDEFFDCQAGFIIPVIRKENFEDNSSLAKWSSLDLLAEGEDTTVRTSPAANEQEDTIFSSSYLQRVASERNSKRLQICTSTSIDVSCPTSPQHSPTHQPCKITVLIIVVHGGSLLDANVDLTAKKSDITTFRGAFESVMRQHYPSMVGHVSIKFVACPSICTEGLGILSSLSPYSFDMSPSCMDTPQVTHDTIPIGAIPLLASSTSDYQDAVSRVVMGANQVYHEFIKSDEGKGFTGQICFVGDSVGSILTYDALCRATQYSRHSSENSILEGSGQQGDNGGNLEDGKHLSAPSPRRRSSGTSPSDNPHHNKLDFEVGDFFTFGSPLALVLAYRKIAASSDKNSFIPRPLVNQVYNLFHPTDPVAARLEPLISARFSLIPPVNIARYQKYPLGNGQPYHLLETIQTNPQLFADGLNIPNLQLLRRLSDISLQSTMSGIIDNVPLQAVSALTQKWWGSKRLDYALYCPEGLANFPTNALPHLFHASYWESSDVIAFILRQLGRFDLPLLGNEEKDLACFRPGQPREKWNKKRTSVKIKVSSFLIRLLKRDLRYRYKNVAANHRANDVIVREGAPQVLIARFMYSPIDMITLTGEKVDIHIMKDPPAGEWTYLSTEVTDKNGRIIYKIPDDKALGYGLYPVKMVVRGDHTSVDFFMTVIPPRTECVVFSIDGSFAASRSVSGKDPKVRAGAVDIVRHWQELGYLIIYITARPDMQQQTVVSWLSQHNFPHGLVSFADGLSRDPLAHKAAYLNKLVKEHGMIIHQAYGSEKDISVYTAINLKPSQIFIIGKASRKHQALATILYDGYAAHLSTLQAHGGSRPAQGNARMVIPRGQFGLPGQNTSLRRRRWRDHGTSVGR
- the LOC105286432 gene encoding protein retinal degeneration B isoform X5, with protein sequence MLIKEYRIPLPLTVEEYRIAQLYMIAKKSREESKGAGSGVEIIENEPYSNGPGGNGQYTHKIYHVGSHLPGWFKSLLPKSALIAKEEAWNAYPYTKTRYTCPFVEKFSVEIETYYFPDDGHQENVFNLTGSDYRNRIVDVIDIVKDQPYGADYVKEEDPKLYVSEKTGRGPLEDMWLEDYWADVEGKQQPTPSGKSLMCAYKLCRVEFRYWGMQTKLEKFIHDVALRKTMVRAHRQAWAWQDEWNGLTMEDIREIERQTQLALQRKMGLGDSTDDELDNEEAGAMATTMTSTMVTATATATMTPQQESDVAKTLAATLGSIEKNEEVQSPPSVRKPSDIPIINTAASSEGEISPEDSPVDLNEIKAATIDGKKDWRKNVSAHSPSSNKSFDIQIANWRMESIVRESESGSDDEFFDCQAGFIIPVIRKENFEDNSSLAKWSSLDLLAEGEDTTVRTSPAANEQEDTIFSSSYLQRVASERNSKRLQICTSTSIDVSCPTSPQHSPTHQPCKITVLIIVVHGGSLLDANVDLTAKKSDITTFRGAFESVMRQHYPSMVGHVSIKFVACPSICTEGLGILSSLSPYSFDMSPSCMDTPQVTHDTIPIGAIPLLASSTSDYQDAVSRVVMGANQVYHEFIKSDEGKGFTGQICFVGDSVGSILTYDALCRATQYSRHSSENSILEGSGQQGDNGGNLEDGKHLSAPSPRRRSSGTSPSDNPHHNKLDFEVGDFFTFGSPLALVLAYRKIAASSDKNSFIPRPLVNQVYNLFHPTDPVAARLEPLISARFSLIPPVNIARYQKYPLGNGQPYHLLETIQTNPQLFADGLNIPNLQLLRRLSDISLQSTMSGIIDNVPLQAVSALTQKWWGSKRLDYALYCPEGLANFPTNALPHLFHASYWESSDVIAFILRQLGRFDLPLLGNEEKDLACFRPGQPREKWNKKRTSVKIKVSSFLIRLLKRDLRYRYKNVAANHRANDVIVREGAPQVLIARFMYSPIDMITLTGEKVDIHIMKDPPAGEWTYLSTEVTDKNGRIIYKIPDDKALGYGLYPVKMVVRGDHTSVDFFMTVIPPRTECVVFSIDGSFAASRSVSGKDPKVRAGAVDIVRHWQELGYLIIYITARPDMQQQTVVSWLSQHNFPHGLVSFADGLSRDPLAHKAAYLNKLVKEHGMIIHQAYGSEKDISVYTAINLKPSQIFIIGKASRKHQALATILYDGYAAHLSTLQAHGGSRPAQGNARMVIPRGQFGLPGQNTSLRRRSNDTAVNSPARNSVYLKRKIYLTHI
- the LOC105286432 gene encoding protein retinal degeneration B isoform X12, encoding MLIKEYRIPLPLTVEEYRIAQLYMIAKKSREESKGAGSGVEIIENEPYSNGPGGNGQYTHKIYHVGSHLPGWFKSLLPKSALIAKEEAWNAYPYTKTRYTCPFVEKFSVEIETYYFPDDGHQENVFNLTGSDYRNRIVDVIDIVKDQPYGADYVKEEDPKLYVSEKTGRGPLEDMWLEDYWADVEGKQQPTPSGKSLMCAYKLCRVEFRYWGMQTKLEKFIHDVALRKTMVRAHRQAWAWQDEWNGLTMEDIREIERQTQLALQRKMGLGDSTDDELDNEEAGAMATTMTSTMVTATATATMTPQQESDVAKTLAATLGSIEKNEEVQSPPSVRKPSDIPIINTAASSEGEISPEDSPVDLNEIKAATIDGKKDWRKNVSAHSPSSNKSFDIQIANWRMESIVRESESGSDDEFFDCQAGFIIPVIRKENFEDNSSLAKWSSLDLLAEGEDTTVRTSPAANEQEDTIFSSSYLQRVASERNSKRLQICTSTSIDVSCPTSPQHSPTHQPCKITVLIIVVHGGSLLDANVDLTAKKSDITTFRGAFESVMRQHYPSMVGHVSIKFVACPSICTEGLGILSSLSPYSFDMSPSCMDTPQVTHDTIPIGAIPLLASSTSDYQDAVSRVVMGANQVYHEFIKSDEGKGFTGQICFVGDSVGSILTYDALCRATQYSRHSSENSILEGSGQQGDNGGNLEDGKHLSAPSPRRRSSGTSPSDNPHHNKLDFEVGDFFTFGSPLALVLAYRKIAASSDKNSFIPRPLVNQVYNLFHPTDPVAARLEPLISARFSLIPPVNIARYQKYPLGNGQPYHLLETIQTNPQLFADGLNIPNLQLLRRLSDISLQSTMSGIIDNVPLQAVSALTQKWWGSKRLDYALYCPEGLANFPTNALPHLFHASYWESSDVIAFILRQLGRFDLPLLGNEEKDLACFRPGQPREKWNKKRTSVKIKNVAANHRANDVIVREGAPQVLIARFMYSPIDMITLTGEKVDIHIMKDPPAGEWTYLSTEVTDKNGRIIYKIPDDKALGYGLYPVKMVVRGDHTSVDFFMTVIPPRTECVVFSIDGSFAASRSVSGKDPKVRAGAVDIVRHWQELGYLIIYITARPDMQQQTVVSWLSQHNFPHGLVSFADGLSRDPLAHKAAYLNKLVKEHGMIIHQAYGSEKDISVYTAINLKPSQIFIIGKASRKHQALATILYDGYAAHLSTLQAHGGSRPAQGNARMVIPRGQFGLPGQNTSLRRRSNDTAVNSPARNSVYLKRKIYLTHI
- the LOC105286432 gene encoding protein retinal degeneration B isoform X7, whose amino-acid sequence is MLIKEYRIPLPLTVEEYRIAQLYMIAKKSREESKGAGSGVEIIENEPYSNGPGGNGQYTHKIYHVGSHLPGWFKSLLPKSALIAKEEAWNAYPYTKTRYTCPFVEKFSVEIETYYFPDDGHQENVFNLTGSDYRNRIVDVIDIVKDQPYGADYVKEEDPKLYVSEKTGRGPLEDMWLEDYWADVEGKQQPTPSGKSLMCAYKLCRVEFRYWGMQTKLEKFIHDVALRKTMVRAHRQAWAWQDEWNGLTMEDIREIERQTQLALQRKMGLGDSTDDELDNEEAGAMATTMTSTMVTATATATMTPQQESDVAKTLAATLGSIEKNEEVQSPPSVRKPSDIPIINTAASSEGEISPEDSPVDLNEIKAATIDGKKDWRKNVSAHSPSSNKSFDIQIANWRMESIVRESESGSDDEFFDCQAGFIIPVIRKENFEDNSSLAKWSSLDLLAEGEDTTVRTSPAANEQEDTIFSSSYLQRVASERNSKRLQICTSTSIDVSCPTSPQHSPTHQPCKITVLIIVVHGGSLLDANVDLTAKKSDITTFRGAFESVMRQHYPSMVGHVSIKFVACPSICTEGLGILSSLSPYSFDMSPSCMDTPQVTHDTIPIGAIPLLASSTSDYQDAVSRVVMGANQVYHEFIKSDEGKGFTGQICFVGDSVGSILTYDALCRATQYSRHSSENSILEGSGQQGDNGGNLEDGKHLSAPSPRRRSSGTSPSDNPHHNKLDFEVGDFFTFGSPLALVLAYRKIAASSDKNSFIPRPLVNQVYNLFHPTDPVAARLEPLISARFSLIPPVNIARYQKYPLGNGQPYHLLETIQTNPQLFADGLNIPNLQLLRRLSDISLQSTMSGIIDNVPLQAVSALTQKWWGSKRLDYALYCPEGLANFPTNALPHLFHASYWESSDVIAFILRQLGRFDLPLLGNEEKDLACFRPGQPREKWNKKRTSVKIKVSSFLIRLLKRDLRYRYKNVAANHRANDVIVREGAPQVLIARFMYSPIDMITLTGEKVDIHIMKDPPAGEWTYLSTEVTDKNGRIIYKIPDDKALGYGLYPVKMVVRGDHTSVDFFMTVIPPRTECVVFSIDGSFAASRSVSGKDPKVRAGAVDIVRHWQELGYLIIYITARPDMQQQTVVSWLSQHNFPHGLVSFADGLSRDPLAHKAAYLNKLVKEHGMIIHQAYGSEKDISVYTAINLKPSQIFIIGKASRKHQALATILYDGYAAHLSTLQAHGGSRPAQGNARMVIPRGQFGLPGQNTSLRRRSTLAQTAQSSIFFCRDQARKG
- the LOC105286432 gene encoding protein retinal degeneration B isoform X6; translation: MLIKEYRIPLPLTVEEYRIAQLYMIAKKSREESKGAGSGVEIIENEPYSNGPGGNGQYTHKIYHVGSHLPGWFKSLLPKSALIAKEEAWNAYPYTKTRYTCPFVEKFSVEIETYYFPDDGHQENVFNLTGSDYRNRIVDVIDIVKDQPYGADYVKEEDPKLYVSEKTGRGPLEDMWLEDYWADVEGKQQPTPSGKSLMCAYKLCRVEFRYWGMQTKLEKFIHDVALRKTMVRAHRQAWAWQDEWNGLTMEDIREIERQTQLALQRKMGLGDSTDDELDNEEAGAMATTMTSTMVTATATATMTPQQESDVAKTLAATLGSIEKNEEVQSPPSVRKPSDIPIINTAASSEGEISPEDSPVDLNEIKAATIDGKKDWRKNVSAHSPSSNKSFDIQIANWRMESIVRESESGSDDEFFDCQAGFIIPVIRKEGEDTTVRTSPAANEQEDTIFSSSYLQRVASERNSKRLQICTSTSIDVSCPTSPQHSPTHQPCKITVLIIVVHGGSLLDANVDLTAKKSDITTFRGAFESVMRQHYPSMVGHVSIKFVACPSICTEGLGILSSLSPYSFDMSPSCMDTPQVTHDTIPIGAIPLLASSTSDYQDAVSRVVMGANQVYHEFIKSDEGKGFTGQICFVGDSVGSILTYDALCRATQYSRHSSENSILEGSGQQGDNGGNLEDGKHLSAPSPRRRSSGTSPSDNPHHNKLDFEVGDFFTFGSPLALVLAYRKIAASSDKNSFIPRPLVNQVYNLFHPTDPVAARLEPLISARFSLIPPVNIARYQKYPLGNGQPYHLLETIQTNPQLFADGLNIPNLQLLRRLSDISLQSTMSGIIDNVPLQAVSALTQKWWGSKRLDYALYCPEGLANFPTNALPHLFHASYWESSDVIAFILRQLGRFDLPLLGNEEKDLACFRPGQPREKWNKKRTSVKIKVSSFLIRLLKRDLRYRYKNVAANHRANDVIVREGAPQVLIARFMYSPIDMITLTGEKVDIHIMKDPPAGEWTYLSTEVTDKNGRIIYKIPDDKALGYGLYPVKMVVRGDHTSVDFFMTVIPPRTECVVFSIDGSFAASRSVSGKDPKVRAGAVDIVRHWQELGYLIIYITARPDMQQQTVVSWLSQHNFPHGLVSFADGLSRDPLAHKAAYLNKLVKEHGMIIHQAYGSEKDISVYTAINLKPSQIFIIGKASRKHQALATILYDGYAAHLSTLQAHGGSRPAQGNARMVIPRGQFGLPGQNTSLRRRSSFRTAKRAISQPPLGKAPFPLERSTSVDPSASNVQQSAATEKL